In the genome of Paenibacillus sp. FSL R5-0766, one region contains:
- a CDS encoding type 1 glutamine amidotransferase domain-containing protein yields MKKILVVLTNVDKYAPKDEPTGLWLSEATHFIEEFDHNDNVQIDLVSPKGGNVPLDPKSLGDSLDESTKAYFENETFMNQLKNTLKPGEVNASDYDAIYFTGGHGTMWDFPDNAELQELSRDIYEKGGVVSGVCHGVTALLNVKLSNGLLLINDKTVSGFTNEEEALAQQTEYVPFLLEDALRERAAQYDKAAAFSSYVTTDGRVVTGQNPQSSKAVAESVKQLLGL; encoded by the coding sequence ATGAAAAAGATTCTGGTTGTTCTAACAAATGTAGATAAGTACGCACCAAAGGACGAGCCTACTGGCTTGTGGCTGAGCGAAGCAACTCACTTTATTGAAGAGTTTGACCATAATGACAATGTTCAGATCGATCTGGTTAGCCCTAAAGGTGGGAACGTACCACTTGATCCGAAAAGTCTGGGCGACTCTCTGGATGAGAGCACCAAAGCCTATTTCGAGAACGAAACGTTCATGAACCAATTGAAAAATACGTTGAAACCTGGCGAAGTAAACGCGAGTGACTACGATGCAATCTACTTCACAGGGGGCCACGGTACGATGTGGGATTTCCCGGACAATGCCGAACTTCAAGAGCTTTCTCGTGATATCTATGAAAAGGGTGGCGTTGTATCCGGCGTGTGCCACGGGGTTACAGCCCTGCTGAATGTGAAGCTGTCCAACGGCCTGCTTCTAATCAACGATAAAACCGTTTCCGGCTTCACGAATGAGGAAGAAGCATTGGCTCAACAAACTGAGTATGTTCCTTTCCTGTTGGAAGATGCGTTGAGAGAACGCGCTGCACAATATGATAAAGCTGCTGCCTTCAGTTCCTATGTCACAACAGATGGCCGTGTGGTCACAGGACAGAATCCGCAATCCAGCAAAGCTGTAGCTGAAAGTGTTAAACAACTGCTGGGTCTGTAA
- a CDS encoding 2-keto-3-deoxygluconate permease, with product MNIMGRIKKIPGGLLIVPMLAAAVINTVFPSFFQIGDPTTALFTSKGTMVLIGMILLISGTQLNLSQLLVTLKRAGVLCISRILISCLFGWAFVHFFGISGFGGVSAVAFIAVLTSCNPGLYLALMNTYGDDVDRAAFGILNLIAVPIIPVMILNSASGVGIDYLSVLATLVPFLIGILLGNLDRNIQKMFAPGTLILLPFLGTSFGSNIDLRIAFQSSLSGLLVTVLFLLICMLPLIGIDRTILRRPGYAAAATCSVAGLSMVVPSMAAGFNPVYAPYVDTAIAQIAFAVILTSVTVPYIVKRLAGGTATEASASTNH from the coding sequence ATGAACATTATGGGTCGTATCAAAAAAATACCCGGCGGCTTGCTGATTGTTCCTATGCTGGCCGCCGCGGTCATCAACACGGTGTTTCCATCGTTTTTTCAGATCGGAGATCCAACAACAGCGCTGTTCACATCGAAAGGTACCATGGTGCTGATCGGTATGATTTTACTGATATCAGGAACACAGCTTAACTTGTCACAGCTTCTGGTGACTTTGAAGAGAGCAGGGGTGCTCTGTATTTCACGTATCCTCATCAGCTGCCTGTTCGGCTGGGCGTTTGTACACTTTTTTGGCATAAGTGGGTTCGGGGGTGTTTCTGCGGTAGCCTTCATTGCCGTTCTGACCAGTTGTAATCCGGGATTATATCTGGCCTTGATGAACACGTACGGAGATGATGTGGATCGTGCTGCGTTTGGCATTCTGAATCTAATCGCCGTACCGATTATTCCGGTTATGATATTGAATTCGGCAAGCGGTGTCGGTATCGATTACCTCAGTGTACTTGCTACGCTAGTACCTTTCTTGATCGGGATACTGCTTGGTAACCTGGACAGAAATATACAGAAGATGTTCGCTCCGGGAACACTGATTCTGCTGCCTTTCCTAGGTACAAGCTTTGGGTCCAATATTGATCTGCGCATTGCATTTCAGTCCAGTCTGTCCGGTTTGCTGGTCACGGTGTTATTTTTGCTGATCTGCATGCTGCCGCTCATTGGAATCGATCGCACGATATTAAGACGGCCCGGTTACGCAGCGGCTGCGACATGTTCGGTTGCTGGATTGTCCATGGTGGTGCCTTCGATGGCTGCCGGGTTCAATCCGGTGTATGCGCCTTATGTTGACACAGCGATCGCCCAGATTGCGTTTGCCGTGATCCTGACATCAGTGACCGTGCCTTATATCGTGAAGCGTTTGGCTGGAGGAACAGCGACGGAAGCTTCTGCTTCAACAAATCACTAG